The following proteins are encoded in a genomic region of Comamonas resistens:
- a CDS encoding amino acid permease, producing the protein MIGNPHSAPEGLAHTLKQRHMTMIALGGVIGAGLFVGSGVVINSAGPAAVISFLITGLLVVLVMRMLGEMACSVTGGSFYEYAREAWRDKPAVGQLAGFLTGWMYWYFWVIVVALEAVAGAELVRYWLPDVPAWSISLVLLVLMTLTNLVSVKSFGECEFWLASIKVAAIVVFLFIAGVYVLGLTPSSGGMHIANLTQNGGFMPNGIVPVLTGAVAATGFYFGAEIVTIAAAETAEPQKAVAKATSSVILRVLVFYVGSVLLVACLVPWNSTAMATPYVSALDAMGVPAAAQIMNAVVLTAVLSALNSGLYASSRMLFALTRRGDAPKVLARVSRNGVPVYAILFATLFGYGAIVMSYLSPDKVFAFLVNSYGTVAIFVYILIAISQLRLRLRMEREAPHMLKVRMWCFPYLTWLAIVGMVSIVIAMGFIPEQRTPLALGVASLCILLIAYRIRQFLRRGVMPEGLLEEFSPPKLSKS; encoded by the coding sequence ATGATTGGAAATCCGCATTCCGCGCCGGAAGGGCTTGCGCATACGCTCAAACAGCGGCACATGACCATGATTGCCCTGGGGGGCGTCATCGGGGCAGGGCTTTTTGTGGGCAGTGGCGTGGTGATCAATTCTGCAGGCCCCGCCGCTGTCATCTCATTTCTGATCACCGGCTTGCTGGTGGTGCTGGTGATGCGCATGCTCGGTGAAATGGCCTGCTCCGTCACCGGAGGCTCGTTCTATGAATATGCACGCGAGGCCTGGCGTGACAAGCCCGCTGTGGGGCAGCTTGCGGGCTTTCTGACAGGCTGGATGTACTGGTATTTCTGGGTCATTGTCGTGGCCCTGGAAGCCGTGGCCGGTGCGGAGCTTGTGCGCTACTGGCTGCCCGACGTGCCGGCATGGAGCATCAGCCTGGTACTGCTGGTCCTGATGACGTTGACCAACCTCGTCTCGGTAAAGTCATTTGGTGAATGCGAGTTCTGGCTTGCATCGATCAAGGTCGCTGCCATTGTGGTGTTCCTGTTCATTGCCGGCGTGTATGTGCTGGGGCTGACACCCTCCAGCGGCGGCATGCATATTGCCAACCTGACCCAGAATGGCGGCTTCATGCCCAACGGCATTGTTCCGGTGCTGACGGGGGCGGTGGCCGCAACCGGCTTTTACTTTGGTGCCGAGATCGTGACCATTGCTGCAGCAGAGACGGCAGAGCCGCAAAAGGCCGTGGCCAAGGCGACAAGCTCGGTCATCCTGCGTGTGCTGGTGTTCTATGTCGGGTCGGTGTTGCTGGTAGCCTGCCTGGTGCCCTGGAACTCGACAGCGATGGCCACACCTTATGTGAGCGCGCTGGACGCCATGGGTGTACCGGCAGCGGCCCAGATCATGAATGCCGTGGTGTTGACGGCTGTGTTGTCGGCCCTGAACTCCGGCCTCTATGCCTCGTCGCGCATGCTGTTTGCACTGACTCGCCGAGGCGATGCACCCAAGGTGCTGGCGCGTGTCAGCCGCAATGGTGTGCCCGTCTATGCCATTTTGTTTGCGACGCTGTTTGGCTATGGCGCCATCGTCATGTCCTATCTGTCGCCGGACAAGGTGTTCGCCTTTTTGGTGAACTCCTATGGGACGGTTGCCATCTTTGTCTACATCCTGATTGCCATATCCCAGCTGCGTCTGCGCTTGCGCATGGAACGTGAGGCGCCCCATATGCTCAAGGTACGCATGTGGTGCTTCCCTTACCTGACCTGGCTTGCCATTGTCGGCATGGTGTCCATCGTGATTGCCATGGGGTTCATCCCCGAGCAACGCACACCGCTGGCGCTGGGCGTGGCCAGCCTCTGCATCCTGCTGATTGCATATCGCATACGCCAGTTTCTGAGACGCGGGGTCATGCCCGAAGGATTGCTGGAGGAGTTCTCCCCCCCCAAACTGAGCAAGAGCTGA
- the pdxR gene encoding MocR-like pyridoxine biosynthesis transcription factor PdxR translates to MTTDSLATSSRTPPSEAMWEQLFLRSARPSLSLQGQIREMLVDAILSGVLAPGDAIPSSRELARHLRVGRITVVMAYQQLSEEAFLLSRERKGHFIHPDVLQGRTVTASRSSAKAEDSADESHTDWSRRLWLRPSLQRSIVKEDDWQRFPFPFLYGQFDKDLFPTAAWRDCCLKALGVVDIRMWAPDHINRDDESLVQQVQTKILPRRGVWASPDEIIITVGAQHALYMVADLLMREGVAIGIEDPCYPDARNIFSSRTSQVIPIAVDDEGLPITQSMQRLEYLYVTPSHQCPTGVTMPLERREALLETAKKHDLIIIEDDYESESSFDEQPIPALKSLDRSNRVIYIGSLSKSMAPGLRVGYIVAPPELIEELRALRRLMIRHPSTFIQRTLAMFISQGHYEAQLRRLGQAQKERHAELASAMARYMPECRITPVRGGGSCWVQLPDHVSAQALARQAAQNGVLIEPGDVFFTAPGKAGNYIRLGYQSIPANQIGQGIKALADAMHRL, encoded by the coding sequence ATGACGACCGATTCCCTTGCCACCTCTTCCCGCACACCGCCCTCGGAGGCGATGTGGGAGCAATTGTTTCTCCGCAGTGCGAGGCCCTCCCTCAGTCTGCAAGGCCAGATCCGGGAGATGCTGGTTGACGCCATCCTGAGCGGGGTACTGGCGCCTGGCGATGCCATTCCATCCAGCCGCGAACTGGCGCGCCATCTGCGTGTCGGCCGCATCACCGTGGTCATGGCATACCAGCAGTTGAGCGAAGAGGCTTTTTTGCTGAGCCGGGAACGCAAGGGGCATTTCATCCACCCCGATGTGCTGCAAGGCCGCACGGTGACGGCCTCGCGCTCCTCGGCCAAGGCCGAAGATTCCGCTGATGAGTCTCATACAGACTGGTCCCGACGCCTTTGGCTGCGCCCCAGCCTACAGCGCAGCATCGTCAAGGAAGACGACTGGCAGCGCTTTCCCTTTCCGTTTCTCTACGGTCAGTTCGACAAGGACCTGTTTCCCACAGCCGCGTGGCGCGACTGCTGCCTCAAGGCTCTGGGCGTCGTGGATATCCGCATGTGGGCTCCCGATCACATCAACCGCGATGACGAAAGCCTGGTTCAGCAGGTCCAGACCAAGATCCTGCCGCGGCGCGGAGTCTGGGCATCGCCCGACGAAATCATCATCACGGTCGGCGCCCAGCATGCCCTGTATATGGTGGCCGACCTGCTGATGCGTGAAGGCGTCGCCATAGGCATCGAAGACCCTTGCTACCCCGATGCGCGCAATATCTTCAGCAGCCGGACTTCCCAGGTAATTCCCATCGCTGTCGATGACGAAGGTCTGCCCATCACGCAAAGCATGCAGAGGCTGGAGTATCTGTACGTCACCCCCAGCCACCAATGCCCTACCGGCGTCACCATGCCCCTGGAAAGGCGCGAGGCCCTGCTGGAAACTGCCAAAAAGCATGACCTCATCATCATCGAGGATGACTACGAAAGCGAAAGCAGCTTCGATGAGCAGCCCATCCCTGCACTGAAGAGCCTGGATCGCAGCAACCGCGTCATCTACATCGGCAGCCTCTCCAAAAGCATGGCGCCGGGACTGCGCGTGGGCTATATCGTGGCTCCGCCCGAACTCATTGAAGAGCTGCGGGCGCTGCGCCGCCTGATGATCCGCCACCCTTCGACCTTCATACAGCGAACCTTGGCCATGTTCATCTCTCAGGGCCACTATGAGGCGCAGCTGCGCCGGCTTGGACAGGCGCAGAAAGAGCGGCATGCCGAACTGGCCTCGGCCATGGCGCGATACATGCCCGAATGCCGTATCACGCCAGTACGCGGCGGCGGCTCATGCTGGGTGCAACTGCCTGATCATGTTTCCGCGCAGGCGCTGGCGCGCCAGGCCGCTCAAAACGGTGTACTCATCGAGCCCGGTGACGTTTTTTTCACGGCCCCCGGCAAAGCAGGAAACTACATTCGCCTGGGCTATCAGTCCATTCCAGCCAACCAGATCGGCCAAGGCATCAAGGCCCTCGCAGACGCCATGCACCGCCTGTAG
- a CDS encoding isovaleryl-CoA dehydrogenase has translation MSVKADFLTHEVLNQPQPVPACNLWSSDQVFQECVQREGGSWAAEHLSWHGDICGGPLMEQGELANAHKPVLHSFDRYGRRIDSVEFHPAYHELMRHSMAAQVQSFSWNHADKEGAHVVRAALAYLSGQAEAGTGCPLTMTHAAVPVLRRNPVLTQIWLPKVLGTEYDSRSVPVQSKSACTIGMGMTEKQGGTDVRANTTRAIAQADGSYEIVGHKFFFSAPMCDAHLVLAQTETGLSCFLLPRILADGSLNAVRIQRLKDKLGDWSNASSEVEFQGASAWLIGDEGRGVATILEMVALTRLDCAVGSAAGMRQALVQVLHHTRQRSVFGKPLLEQPLMRNVLADLALESEAATTLAMRIARAVDRAPHDEHETALARLVTAVGKYWICKRAPVFVNEAQECLGGIGYVEENILPRLYRQAPLNSIWEGSGNVQCLDVLRALRREPEVRDALFAELYRVHGQSPALDRETQWLDQALGDVAGLELRSRYIVERMALALQAALLLQGAPDFVAAAFCHSRLGGAHGMAFGTLDASAPLDELIERAMPQF, from the coding sequence ATGTCTGTCAAAGCCGATTTTCTGACGCATGAAGTTCTCAACCAGCCGCAGCCCGTGCCTGCCTGCAATTTATGGAGCAGCGATCAGGTGTTCCAGGAATGCGTGCAGCGTGAGGGCGGAAGCTGGGCAGCGGAGCACTTAAGCTGGCATGGCGATATATGCGGCGGGCCGCTGATGGAGCAGGGCGAACTGGCCAATGCGCACAAGCCCGTGCTGCACAGCTTTGACCGGTACGGCAGACGCATTGATTCGGTGGAGTTCCATCCTGCCTATCACGAGCTGATGCGCCACAGCATGGCGGCGCAGGTGCAGAGCTTTTCCTGGAATCACGCTGACAAGGAAGGCGCGCATGTGGTGCGTGCAGCCCTTGCCTATCTGTCGGGCCAGGCAGAGGCTGGCACGGGCTGTCCCTTGACCATGACCCATGCGGCCGTGCCGGTGCTTAGGCGCAATCCTGTGCTGACTCAAATCTGGCTGCCCAAGGTTCTGGGCACGGAATACGACTCCAGAAGCGTGCCGGTGCAAAGCAAGAGTGCCTGCACCATTGGCATGGGCATGACGGAAAAGCAGGGCGGCACCGATGTACGTGCCAACACCACGCGGGCGATTGCCCAGGCCGATGGCAGCTATGAGATCGTGGGCCACAAATTCTTCTTCTCGGCGCCCATGTGCGATGCGCATCTGGTGCTGGCCCAGACCGAAACCGGGCTCAGCTGCTTTTTGCTGCCCCGCATCCTGGCCGACGGCAGCCTCAATGCCGTGCGTATCCAGAGGCTCAAGGACAAGCTCGGTGACTGGAGCAATGCCTCGTCCGAAGTCGAATTTCAGGGCGCCAGTGCCTGGCTGATCGGTGATGAAGGCCGCGGTGTGGCAACGATTCTGGAGATGGTGGCTCTGACCCGGCTCGATTGCGCGGTGGGCTCGGCCGCCGGCATGCGCCAGGCCTTGGTACAGGTGCTTCATCACACACGCCAGCGCAGCGTGTTCGGCAAGCCCCTGCTGGAGCAGCCGCTGATGCGCAATGTGCTGGCGGACCTGGCGCTGGAGAGTGAAGCCGCGACCACGCTGGCCATGCGCATTGCACGCGCCGTCGATCGCGCGCCCCACGATGAGCATGAAACGGCGCTGGCGCGTCTGGTCACCGCCGTGGGCAAATACTGGATCTGCAAGCGTGCGCCGGTGTTCGTCAACGAGGCACAGGAGTGCCTGGGCGGTATCGGTTATGTCGAAGAGAATATATTGCCCCGCCTGTACCGGCAGGCGCCGCTGAACTCGATCTGGGAGGGCAGCGGCAATGTGCAATGCCTGGATGTGCTGCGTGCGCTGCGCCGCGAGCCCGAGGTGCGCGATGCGCTGTTTGCGGAGCTGTATCGCGTGCATGGCCAGAGCCCGGCACTGGACCGGGAGACGCAATGGCTGGATCAGGCTCTGGGCGATGTCGCAGGGCTGGAGCTGCGCAGCCGGTATATTGTCGAGCGCATGGCGCTGGCCTTGCAGGCGGCTTTGCTGCTGCAGGGCGCTCCGGACTTTGTGGCCGCTGCGTTTTGTCATTCGCGCCTGGGTGGCGCACACGGCATGGCCTTTGGCACGCTGGATGCCTCTGCTCCATTGGATGAACTGATAGAGCGCGCCATGCCGCAGTTCTGA
- a CDS encoding nuclear transport factor 2 family protein, producing MSDTQIQPDAQFLARFSEAWNRHDIEALMSFMADECEFHAVAGPDLMGRSFIGREAVREGFQMAWQAFPDAAWLDGEHFVQGSRGISECTFKGTKADGLRVEARMVDVFTFRDGKIAVKNAYRKDRPPVAVAA from the coding sequence ATGAGTGATACCCAAATTCAACCTGACGCCCAATTTCTGGCCCGCTTTTCCGAAGCCTGGAACCGGCATGACATAGAGGCCCTGATGAGTTTCATGGCCGATGAGTGCGAGTTTCATGCCGTGGCGGGCCCCGATCTGATGGGGCGCAGTTTCATCGGTCGCGAAGCCGTCCGCGAGGGTTTTCAGATGGCCTGGCAAGCTTTTCCCGATGCGGCCTGGCTGGATGGAGAGCACTTTGTGCAGGGCTCGCGCGGCATCTCGGAATGCACGTTCAAAGGTACCAAGGCCGACGGCCTGCGGGTTGAAGCCCGCATGGTGGATGTCTTCACGTTCCGCGACGGCAAGATTGCCGTCAAGAACGCATACAGAAAAGATCGCCCACCTGTGGCTGTTGCTGCCTGA
- the greB gene encoding transcription elongation factor GreB has protein sequence MSKAFTKESDGDDDDEIGALPPLPAGGKNYITPQGYQRLKDELLELIDNERPKIVEIVHWAASNGDRSENGDYLYGKKRLREIDRRIRFLTKRLEIAEVVDPAVHAGSDQVFFGATVSYVDDEGVERSITIMGIDEADSAQNQVSWIAPVSRALLKSRVGDEVALPTPAGVRMLEILEVSYPAPADKD, from the coding sequence ATGAGCAAGGCTTTCACCAAAGAATCCGATGGCGACGACGATGATGAAATCGGCGCTCTGCCGCCGCTGCCAGCCGGCGGCAAGAACTACATCACGCCCCAAGGCTACCAGCGCCTGAAAGATGAGCTGCTGGAGCTGATCGACAACGAGCGTCCCAAGATCGTGGAGATCGTGCATTGGGCGGCCAGCAATGGCGACCGCTCGGAAAACGGCGACTATCTGTATGGCAAGAAGCGGCTGCGCGAGATCGACCGTCGTATCCGCTTTCTGACCAAGCGACTGGAGATTGCCGAGGTGGTCGACCCTGCCGTGCATGCGGGCAGCGATCAGGTGTTTTTCGGCGCTACCGTGAGCTATGTGGACGATGAGGGCGTGGAGCGCAGCATCACCATCATGGGCATTGACGAGGCCGATAGTGCGCAGAACCAGGTCAGCTGGATTGCGCCAGTCTCGCGTGCGCTGCTCAAGTCTCGCGTGGGTGACGAGGTGGCCTTGCCCACACCGGCGGGTGTGCGCATGCTGGAAATTCTGGAGGTCAGCTACCCGGCTCCTGCGGACAAGGACTAG